ctataaagatatatatacctTTACGACTTGCCATCGTAAGTCTTTCCATTGATGTTTGCTTCATGAGTCTACATTTGTGTTTCCTTTTCAAAAGCTTAGTTCATCGTAAATATAGTTTTTATCCTTCATGAATAAATTTTAACTCTCACTTATTTATCTGCTTGGCTTCGACTGATTCTATTATTATGTAAACATGTAGTTTTTCCCAGATTCGGGTTACATGTCAGTTGTACAAAGTTAAGGAGACAACAAGGTCATGGTTTCCGAGGGCTACATTTCTGCACCATTTGGAGATAATAGTGCTTCTTCTTCTACTGCTGAATATACAAAAGGCTGCAAAAAGCTTTTCCTGTAAACCAGAGTAATTTACCCAAATTTGATTCATCTCAATTTGGTCAATGAGTCTGGCTCTGAAGGTGGTTCAAagaagcctgctgagaatggATTTATGACATGAGGTGGCTGTAATAGCTCAAGCAGTAGAGCATGAAGACAATCATGGTAATTTCTTCGGCTTTTGAATCGCGTGTGTGAGCactttgatctttttttttggtcaatcaCATTAATCTTTTCTTAATTTACACATTATTGAGAATTGAACAAATTTGAAGGGGACAATGTCAGTAGAACCTGATGTTAAATTCGATTATCATGGTTGAGTAGATAAGGTATTTGATCATTATTTTGGGTAAGCAAAAAAGATGTGGACGCATACGCAACCTAGAAAATGGTTGTCAAACTGTATACTAATCTGTGTTTATGTTTGACTCTAGGCATTGAAGATGAAAGGAAGGTCTTCAAAAACACCACAGAAGAAGTAAGTCACAAGATTCAAACACCACAGAAAAAGTAAGCGACAAGACTTGAAAGTGACGACTACAATGTAAGAAGAAAGCTAAAGAAGTATTTGTAATGAGAAGATTAAGAAAGTTTCTACGGTTTTGTGTGTCCCCGAGGATTcagtttgatttgttttgttttcgttACCAAAATGCTATTATCATACTGGTGCATTTAGTTAAATACAAGTAGATAGTCCGAATAATATTACTTCAAATCAACATTAGTTACTCAAAGCTGACTTCAGCTACGTTATGTATATAACAAGATAAATTTTCATTGggatctaaaaatataattgtgtACAATATGATTacattagatatataaataaagacGATTTTATACTATTCCAAATGTTGATTGTAATAACTAAGTTCAATTTGACAACatgtttgattttaaaaactcataaatcaaactaaaaatatacatttacttaactaatttttaaggGATAAGTGTATGTATTTTCTTGAACCCACAtatcatatttgaagttttgaactgAAAGTTATTCATGTGTCATACATATTTGATGTTAAGAGATTTTTTGTTACAATTTAGATGATGTtctcaatttttgatataaaatttattattttaagctATATGGTTATtctgtaatttatttttctggATCGGTCTAACCAGCTAGAGCAACTTTAATAGTTGAGTTCCTAAATCACATATCTAAACAGTACATTACTACTATTTCATTGAAGAACTAaagttaaaactaaaaaaaaaagttgcacTAATAGAAAACAGACACACAAGCAAAGAAAGTTTAGGAACGGTTCTAAAAAATCTTTTATTAAGAAACTTTTGATCAGTTTTTAACTTACTTTCCTTTTTCTAATATTAAAAGTCTTAAAAACTTCACCTCCTCATACACACGTTGGAGGTGCTCTTACAATACTGAATCAATATTTAGTCCAGTTTTTTAACattcaataataaattattttttcttttatttttgttcaccatctcataaatattttagatagttaaaataattatttatgagtTATActcatatttaattaaattaaatctattctattaaaagaaaagcaGTCTTGataaatctacttataaaagtTGTTTTGACCTTTTCATTAGAAACTTAATATgtcttttatattgttttaactaaatcaaaaaatatataatctgtTACATTAGAatctttttttcaattgataGATTTTAATCACATATATGGTGGGTCCCTTATCTAACCTAGATCGACAACAACTCTCTTTTATGTTATAACTATATCATAATTAAGTTTCAAATTAATAACCTATCATAATTCATCACCcacatataaacaaaaaaaatatgagtaaTCGTTAGAAAAACCATAGAACAACCACATGAACAAAAAGCATGAATAATTATTGACCGTATTTTAATGAACTGGACGTTGTTCACTTATGATGGCACCctatcatatgaataaatatgtatttcaaTATATGCATGATTCATTAAGTATTTTCTTAAACGCTTCAacatatttttatgatatattttcttgatcacacaaatttctttttattatctatattattaaaatatgatcATCCTAAAAAGttacttacaaaaatattgcacctactcattaattatattattattttttctgtaactttaaaatactttaaataaACTCATTTTTTACTCAATATTATTGAAACTGAATATAAGAACCACATTTATAATAGATGGATACCCTATGAATTTGGAAATGGGTCCCTTTCCAtcttatatgtaatatttttgagaattttttatcatgtaattttaaaaaaatcttagtgTCATTcgatatattcaattttaagtACTATTAAAAAGTACGCAaaaagtttaaatcaatatttttaaaaatgtcatcagatttatataatattttattggatCAATCAATATCATATGGCGGGTTAATGATGAGTTTTTACCAAGTTTTATCAAGTTTTTACATATTAAGTTTTAACTTAATCCAAATCGGATTATATATGGATTACCGGATTTATTAATTCGACCGCGGGTTTGGACCGGGTACAAAAACAttgctaaaactattaaaaacctACAAATTCATACTATTAAAGAATCACAAATCAAAAAGTTTATTCACTTTTAAGTACTACTAAAAAGTATTGAAAAAGTTTGAatcaacattttaaaaaatatcatcaaatttatatgatattttatcGGGTCAACAGTATCAGATGGCGGGttaatgatgaattttttttccaggttttatcatgtttttatatattatgttttaacttAGTATGATCAGATTGTATACGTCACCAAAATTATCAATTCGACCGTGGGTTTGGATCAGGTACAAAAACATTGCCAAAACTATTAAAAACCTAAGAAAAAATCATACTATTAAATTAGTCCAAAATCTGCAAAGCAAATCTTATGTCTCACCAGCTCAACAGATGTAACTCTTATAAAATtcacataaaatataaagataatgttATAACATAAGAGTGTGCATAATAATATgcatcaaatcaaaacactaattcatatcaattttaattaaatgaaaaatctGTACTTCCACTAAttcatatcaaatattttttttagccaaaaaatctgcgctttcgaagcgcggatcaaaatttaGTTTACTATTTATATTCTTAGAACAGAGATGTAATATATATCTAATAGATATCATTAGATGCAAAgatatttgtataaaattatcCGGGCATAGCCGGACAAAATCTctagtaaatattaaaattttcaaaacaatgcCTAGATAAAAACTCTGTTGTcgacaaaaaaatcaaaactccGGTCTATAGTCGCGACGGAGAAAGGTTCTACTTGCTACAGCTTCACCGGTCGGGTCAACACAGTCGGGTCGGGTCAAACATTGCTGGGTTGTGTCAATTAAAGTTCAGCTTCCAGAATTTTGACTTCAATTTTGTCGCGGTTTCGTCGAATTGATCGGATTGAATGGAGAAGTCCGTCGTCGTAGTCCGCCGCGAAACTAACGGAGACGACGTCGAGGGACGAGAAGCCCTCTTCGCCCAGCTCAAAGCTCTCTCCTTGGAGCTTCTAAGCCTCTCGCAAACCCCTCAAAAGGATCCGGCCGTGATCCCAGAGCTGCTCAGCCTCCTCCGCCGTGCACCTCCGTCGTCTCTACAGTCCTTCTTCCAGTAAGTGCTCGCCATACATAAAGTCTCCACCTTTGGTTTCGATGATGATAaaagtttttgtctttttttcagCTACACTTTGTTCCCTTTGCTTCTTCTGCTAGACGCTGCAGTAGCTTGCAGGAGTGAAGGAGGAGGTGTTGTTGTTCCTTACAGAGTGAGTGATAAAGTAGCTGAAGGTGTAGTCTCTTGTCTCGAGGAGCTTCTAAAGAAATGCCACGTCGGATCCGTTGATCAGGtgagtttgattttgaattagTTATGTTATGTAATGTTGAATTTGAAAAGTTATCTCCTTTCAGATGTTTGTGATTATGAAGAAGTTGACTAGTGGTGCTGTTTTGACGCCGTCTGAGGCCTCTGAGGAGTTTCGTGAAGGGATCATCAGATGTTTTCGAGCGATGATCTCTGGTTTGGTTCCTTGTTCTGATGATTCCTGCGGATGTAAGGGGACTCTTGGCTGGCCTCAGCTGTCGGATAGAGGAGATTGTCAGACTCAGCAGGTTTCAGAGTTTGGTTTAGAAACGACGGGAGAATGCTTGGTGGCGTTTCTTCAGTCTCACTCTGCTTTGGCTGCTGTGGGTCATTGGCTTTCCATTCTTCTCAAAGTGGCTGATGCTGAGGCTTCACGAGGACATAGAGGAAGTGCACACCTTCGAGTTGAAGCCTTTATGACCTTACGAATACTTGTGGCTAAGGTAACTATTGTATTATGCATACAGGGTTTGATACATTTGTCATTTTGTTTGGTATTAAAAAGACAAATCCAAtgttattgaaacatgaattttaaaaaactcatGAAATTTTCATAAGAGTACTCTAAAATTCACTTGAAAATACAAGCTGGTTTTAAAAGTTTTCAAGTGATTTTAGAGTGATCGGATGgaatttcttatttaaaaaaaatcaaaataaaaatctgaTGATTTTAGTTGAGATTTAGAgtggtttaagaaaaaaacatattaaactaTCCAATCATCTAAAAACTCAATAAGAATCAAATCAACTCAAACTCTACACCATGGTTTCTTTTGTAGATTGGTACTGCTGATGTGTTGGCGTTTTTTCTACCTGGTGTTGTTAGCCAAATGGCCAAAGTGTTGCATGTTTCAAGAGCAATGATTAGCGGAGCTGCAGGAAGCGTTGATGCTTTGGACCAAGCAATTAGATGTTTAGCCGAGTTTCTCATGATAGTCCTTGATGATGAGGCTAATTCATCGGCTCTCGGTATTTCTGATGATGATACTAAGCTGCAGAAGCATGAATCTGCACACTCAGTTTTGGACGAACTTCGTTCTCTGACAACAAAATCTCAAGGGCAGAGGACAGAAACTACAAGCCAAGAGATTGTTAAAATCAACAATGGACAAGAAAAATCGAGTCAGAAACTGAGTGGTGACTCCTTTCGTGTTGAACGTACAAAGGAATGGTTAGAAAACACAACATCTCACGTGAATAAGCTCTTGTGTGAGACGTTTCCTCATGTATGCTATATTTCCCGCTCTTAGTTCCATCACTTTTGtactgttttgttttttagtCTGAGCGGTGAATCTTAATTGGTTTCAGATTCTTATTCACCCAGCTGGAAAAATTAGATGGGGGTTTCTAGCAGCAATACGTGGACTGCTATCTAAGACCCCTCGGTCGTTGAAGGGTGCCAGGCTAGTGATGTTGGTAAGTTCATAACTAACAACAACACAATGATGTTAGATACTTGCTACTGGAtgaatttcttatttattaTGATGCAGGAATGCGTATGTACTCTGGTTGTTGATGACTCTGATGAAGTCTCTGTAGGAGCTCAGGAAACTCTCGACCACTTATTCTCTGAACGTACAAAGTATCAGGTAGAGAGCGACATAAGCAAGATCTTTACCAGGTATTGTTTCTCTTTGCTGTTATATTGTTTCTTTCCTTTTCAAGCTCAGTGACCTATAAGCGTGTGTTGATGACAGACTACTGGAGAGGCTACCAAAAGTGGTTTTGGGGAATGAGGAATTGCCTGCACTTTCGGTTGTGAAGCAGTTACTTGTAGTCACTTATTACTCTGGTCCTCAGTTTCTGGCGGATCATCTTCAGTCTCCAGTATGTTTTCTTTCTCTTATCACGCTCATAGCTTTGGTTGCTTCTTTCTTCTAATCCAGTCTAAAAAACAAACATGATCTAATAATATTTGGTGCTTCTTAGATAACAGCTAGCAGATTCCTGGATACGTTTGCTCTCTGTCTGAGCCACAATTCAGCATACACTGGCTCTCTTGAGAAGCTCATCGCAGACAGGCCTACTTCATCGACAGGTTACCTCCCTTCCATCACAGAATTAAAAGTGACCAGTCGCAGCCACGCTGAATCAGATCAAGGAAAGTTGGAGACCAGTAGCTTTGTGATACCTCGAATGCCGCCTTGGTTCTCTTATGTTGGTAGTCAGAAGCTCTACGAGATGCTCGCTGGTATCCTTAGACTTGTAGGTTTATCCTTAATGGCAGGTGAGTTAATTGTTCTGCAGTTAACTTATAGATGAGTCATAGTTAATGATAGTTAACGatcttgtttgtgtgtttgctAGGACCTGAAAACGATGGCAGTTTAGCAGTCATCCTGGACATTCCTTTGGGGTTTTTCCGTAGATTGGTTTCAGAAGTTCGTGTAAAAGAGTACAACGGAGAAGACTGGGAAACATGGTGTAATCGAACTGGTTCAGGACAGTTAGTACGCCAGGCGGCAACTGCTGCTTGTATCTTGAACGAGATGATTTTTGGTCTATCAGAACAAGCAACTGATGCTCTCTCAAGACTGCTTCGGAAGAAGTCAAGAAAAGCAAAAGACAACAAACTCTCCTGGGAAGTCTCATGGAACAAACGTGCAAAGACTCATCTGATCGATTGCGTTGGTAAAATCTTGCACGAGTACCAATCTTCTCAAGTGTGGGATCTCCCAGTGAACCAAACCGATACCACCGATGTTGAACATATTAGTCTGCATTTCTTAAGGGACACTGCAATGCTACACCAAGTTATAATAGAAGGAGTCGGTGTGTTTTCATTGTGCCTTGGGGAAGATTTTGCTTCAAGTGGTTTTCTTCACTCTTCGCTTTACCTTCTGCTTGAGAGTCTTACGTGTTCGAGCTTCCAAGTTAGAAATGCTTCTGACGCTGTCTTACGTCTTCTTGCTACCACCTCGGGCCATCCAACAGTGAGAATTTATGATTAATGTATTTGGATTCAAgcataatatcttttattttaattaaaatctttcccttcttttgttttgtgtgCAGGTAGGGCATCTGGTTGTAGCAAATGCAGATTATGTTGTTGACTCTATTTGTCGTCAGCTGCGCCACCTTGATCTTAATCCTCATGTTCCAAGTGTTCTTGCTGCGATGCTTTCCTATATAGGAGTTGCTCATGAAATATTGCCTTTGTTGGAGGAACCGGTAAAGCCACATTTTGCAGTGAACTGTTTATATCTTTATCCTTatgttaatttctttttatttttcttgatcTACAGATGCGATTGGTTTCTCAAGAGCTAGAGATTGTTGGTAGACAGCATCATCCAAATCTAACTCTACCCTTCTTGAAGGTATTAGATTCATTCTTCGGTTCACTAGTTTTCTTGGTCTTAACTTTTTGTTGGTGCCCACTGATAGGCTGTTGTTGAGATTGTCAAAGCATCTAAGAGCGAGGCTTGTCTATTACCAGACCGGGCCAAGTCATATAGTGACCAGGTTAAGACCAAAGCATCTGATGCAATAACATCGGCGCAAGAGAAGTGTTCAAATTCTGAGGATAAATTTAATGAAGAAGAATGGGAACAcatactgcttgaactgaatcgTTCTAAAAGATACAGACGCACAGTTGGATCAATCGCCTCTTCTTGTTTAATTTCAGCCACACCTATCCTTGCATCATCAAATCAAGTTTCATGCTTGGTTGCTCTCGATATAATAGAGGTACAGTAACATTCCCCTTTGGGTTGGTTTTTCTGGAACTCAAATTAGTAACTTTCCAATACTACAGGAAGGAATAGTGACACTGGCTAAAGTAGAGGAAGCTTATAGAGCTGAGACAGAAACTAAAGAAACGATGGAAGAAGTCATTGAGTTTGCTTCACTCTATCAGCTTAAAGACTACATGAATGCCACCGACGATGGAGCAGATGAAAACCGTCTCTTACCTGCTATCAACAAAATCTGGCCATTCTTTGTTTCTTGCATAAGAAACAGAAATCCTGTGGTAtaatctccctctctctctctctctttagacgggcgcctagaccgattttttaaacaaattgtttCAGATTTGATTTGCCgactagaccgatttttagaacactgcaATTTCTAAAACCTGCTGCATTTGTTCCACAGGCTGTAAGGAGATGCTTGAATGTGATAACCAGAGTCATTCAAACATCTGGAGGAGACTTCTTCTCACGTCGTTTCCGCAACGATGGCCAAGACTTCTGGAAGCTTTTAACAACATCTCCCTTCCACGTTATGACGCCAAAACACCTCCGAGAAGAGAACAAATCAGTTCTCAGGCTTCCTTACAGAACCATTTCTGagtcagcttcttcttcttccattgcTGAAGTTTCCAGCTTGAAAGTGCAAGCTGCACTTCTCAACATGATCGCTGAGCTTTCCAGAGACAAGCGCTGTGCTTCAGCTTTAGATGCAGTCTTGAAGAAAGTCGCAGGCTTGGTCGTTGGGATAGCCTGCAGCGGCGTAACAGGGTTAAGAGAAGCGGCTTTGAATGCGTTGAGAGGTTTGGCTTGCGTTGATTCTGATCTCATTTGGATTCTCTTAGCAGATGTGTATTATTCtctcaagaagaagagagattTGCCTCTTCCACCTTCTCCTGAGTTTCCAGAGATATCAACGGTTTTGCCTTCACCGGCGGAAGATTGTCCGGCGAGGTTTCTGTACGTCGAGTACGGTGGTCGGAGCTATGGTTTTGAGTTGGAGTTTAGTTCTGTTGAGACCATTTTCAAGAAAATGCAGTCTCTAGTCTTTGTAGATCAAATGCGTTGTTAATAACTCTGcttctaaaaaaatttctttcccCGCGTCAACATTTGACACTGATTTGTTACTTATTTCATTGAAGATTTTGTAGAAGGGCATGCAGTAAattgttaaaagttaaaaaggtGTTAGATTGtgttaatgttaaaaaaatggGGAGATGTGAGATATGCAAGATAGTACAGGGACTTAAATGAAATCACGATCTCTTCTTACTTCTTTGTACTACATTTGGAGGCAAGTAACCCAatgttataagaaaaaattggtGTCTAGGCACCCCTTACTCGtgataaaacataaacaaacaaaacgattaaaaaaaaaaaaaacaatctaggCATTCAAAACGTCTAATTGCGACATTGAGAATTACATTTTACAATTTTCGTTGCCGGTCTAAGAGACAGCTACACATAAGTTTCTGAGGAACTATCCCATTGGTCCTTATGTAAACCAAACATGGTAAGAGACATTTTGAACATTGTTTAAACGAgtgaaaagaaaacagattctAAACAAGGTCTCGAGTTTTAACAAGTTCCAAAAGTTTACATAAGCAAGAACcgcagtttttttttgtccaacTAGGCAGAAAAGCAAAAGATGTTTGAGATTCAAAGCCAGGTTTGATGAGCGGCCCAAGTGAAAGTTTACTCGACTTCAGCCAAGTAATCGTCAATCTCTGCCGGTGTTAGTACCCTGCACATAACCACCTCTTTTCAGATATTGATGGCAATAACAaagatccctttgattctattaaGTTTGGAGTATTGAAAGTTACCTAAAAACTTTGTCAGCACCAATCTTGCCAATCTCAATATTCTTGCTCGAGATTTCTCCCTCGAAACTGTGAAACAGACAGAGTAAGAAAGACACAAAGGAATGTTAGGTCTTTAGAAAAGTTCTGTAATTTAGAAACAAAGTTTAGTAAAAGAAAATCTCACCCTTCCTTCAATGTCAATATCGCTGTATGAATGGCATCATCAAGCTCCATATCTTCGGTGTACCTGATAAGAGACTAAGATGACATGACATGCTTCGAAGATCATAAACTTATGTATCACAAAAAGCAAAATCTTATCACCTCTTTTCGAGAAATGTCTTAGCATTTGAGACATTCTTTCCCATCGCCGAAGCTTTCCATGAGAAATAAGAACCAGACGGATCCACCTAGTGAAAATACGAAATCCTGAATTAGATGTTTTTACCAAAAGCACTAatggttatatatttttaaagttctACATACCTGATACAGCTGAGGACCCTTGTCATCATACCCAGCCACTAGTAGAGAAACTCCAAACGGCCTAACACCACTATTAGCAGGagaaataaaccaaaattagaAGCAAGATTCAGTAGTCTAGTTTACGGATACTTTGCTTTAACAGCATTTTCTCATGCCAAATCTATGACTATAAGCTAGTATAGTAAGAAACTCTTCTTAAGTAGATTTTGAATAGTACTTACCCCGATTGAGTGAACTCTTGCATAACCGTAGCAGTTTCCCTTACAAGTTGAGTGACAGGGATGGGTTCCTGCAACAATAAATCTCCTTAGAAGTTGAATTACGAATAAGCAACAAGAGCTAATATTAACAAGAATCATCAATCCAAAGTATATGctgaaattttattatacatggaTATTACAATACTCCAAGAAAAGTAGATGAGAATAGAGAGATATATAAGATTACTTTGTACAAGCGGAGATATTGCTCAGCCTGCTTCCTACTCTTCCGCACAAGAACTCGGAAATCAGGACCCATACCACTACATAGAAGGAAATACCAAAAAGTTAGCAATTTAGCATCAAACTTTCAAGCTATAAAACCAAATCAGTAATCAAACAGGAACTACAGATAGTGAGAAGAAGAACCTGTATACAACTCCAATGTTGGGAGTCAGATGCTGAATCTTTTGAACCTGAAGTAGACATCAGACTTAACATTAGTTTCATAATAGTTACTAATAAATATACAACCTAAGAAAGTTCCACAAGAAGGGGCAGAAGAAAAAACAGTAACCGCTATAATAATTTGACCAAATAGTACACAGAACATGGTGAGCACAGGGAAGAGATAATCAAAACTTACAGAGGCTTCATCAACAAGAATAGAGGGAAGCTTCTTCTCAGTAGCAATAACAACTCCGTTTGAAGCTGCATGAAAGAAACCACATTCATATTTATAATTCCTCTTATTCAAAAATTCCATAAGGTCATCATTTATTATTGACAAACCTTTGATTCCCAAAGATGTTTGGCCTGATCCAACAGCAGTTAGAGCATGTTCTATCTGAACAAGCTTCCCTGAAGGGCTATTTTTTTCACAAACACAGCACAAATCAATCCCTGATCTAAGTGCTCAAAGGAGATGCATTTGAATGATTAAAAACAGAGTTCATACCTGAAGGTAGTGAGTGAAAACGAGTACTGACTGTCTCCCATTGCACCTTAAGCTTagctcaaaaaaaaatctgcaaaaGAGTAATCTTTTTCTAACCAATTTTCtgggaaaataaaaaataaaaaaattggaatcaTGGCAAGAGCTGAATCagctaaacttaaaacatccaACGATCTGCACAATGATGTTCATCAAGATTAGTAATTACAACTTAGGTCAAAGCGAATTTACGGCTCAGACACTACTACACTGAAGCGATTCAATCTAACTAAACGTGGAGATCTCAAAGAACAAGTGGAACCAAATCAAACTAAACGATCAACCATACCTTTGATGAACAGATCGAGCAACGGTAATGGACGAAGGAGAGACGACGAGCGAAGTGGAGAATTAAAAGCTTTTTAGGTTTCTTGAAGAACGGGTTGGCACTAACAGGTTTTTAGGAAAgggaaagaaaaatttctgAAAACGACGCCGTTTTACTAAGTGATACTGGTTTAGTTAAACCAGattggtttatatatcaaattaaaaataatggttTCTTGAAGAAAGGGTCGTCACTCAAAAGGTTTAGAAATAGGATTTCGATAAAACGACACCGTTTACGGCACTGGTTTAGTTAAACCGGATTGGTttgtatcaaattaattttaaaacgcGAAGAGAATAGCGTTTTGTGTCTCGGTTCCTTCCTTCCTGACCAATCAGTTCGTTGCTACAACAGACAGTAAACTGTGTTGGGTTTCTcttgaaagaataaaaaaaaaattggcgtATTCTCAGAAAAGTCAACCACATTTGGTTTTAGTTTGCATTGTATGGTTGGTGTTATGCCTTGGACCCTTTTCTCCAGAACTTTCTTATAGCTGCAACTTGCAAGCCACCGATTGATTGTTCCGCAAAAGACCCTTAAATTCGCTGC
The DNA window shown above is from Brassica napus cultivar Da-Ae unplaced genomic scaffold, Da-Ae ScsIHWf_1425;HRSCAF=2013, whole genome shotgun sequence and carries:
- the LOC106381529 gene encoding TELO2-interacting protein 1 homolog, which translates into the protein MEKSVVVVRRETNGDDVEGREALFAQLKALSLELLSLSQTPQKDPAVIPELLSLLRRAPPSSLQSFFHYTLFPLLLLLDAAVACRSEGGGVVVPYRVSDKVAEGVVSCLEELLKKCHVGSVDQMFVIMKKLTSGAVLTPSEASEEFREGIIRCFRAMISGLVPCSDDSCGCKGTLGWPQLSDRGDCQTQQVSEFGLETTGECLVAFLQSHSALAAVGHWLSILLKVADAEASRGHRGSAHLRVEAFMTLRILVAKIGTADVLAFFLPGVVSQMAKVLHVSRAMISGAAGSVDALDQAIRCLAEFLMIVLDDEANSSALGISDDDTKLQKHESAHSVLDELRSLTTKSQGQRTETTSQEIVKINNGQEKSSQKLSGDSFRVERTKEWLENTTSHVNKLLCETFPHILIHPAGKIRWGFLAAIRGLLSKTPRSLKGARLVMLECVCTLVVDDSDEVSVGAQETLDHLFSERTKYQVESDISKIFTRLLERLPKVVLGNEELPALSVVKQLLVVTYYSGPQFLADHLQSPITASRFLDTFALCLSHNSAYTGSLEKLIADRPTSSTGYLPSITELKVTSRSHAESDQGKLETSSFVIPRMPPWFSYVGSQKLYEMLAGILRLVGLSLMAGPENDGSLAVILDIPLGFFRRLVSEVRVKEYNGEDWETWCNRTGSGQLVRQAATAACILNEMIFGLSEQATDALSRLLRKKSRKAKDNKLSWEVSWNKRAKTHLIDCVGKILHEYQSSQVWDLPVNQTDTTDVEHISLHFLRDTAMLHQVIIEGVGVFSLCLGEDFASSGFLHSSLYLLLESLTCSSFQVRNASDAVLRLLATTSGHPTVGHLVVANADYVVDSICRQLRHLDLNPHVPSVLAAMLSYIGVAHEILPLLEEPMRLVSQELEIVGRQHHPNLTLPFLKAVVEIVKASKSEACLLPDRAKSYSDQVKTKASDAITSAQEKCSNSEDKFNEEEWEHILLELNRSKRYRRTVGSIASSCLISATPILASSNQVSCLVALDIIEEGIVTLAKVEEAYRAETETKETMEEVIEFASLYQLKDYMNATDDGADENRLLPAINKIWPFFVSCIRNRNPVAVRRCLNVITRVIQTSGGDFFSRRFRNDGQDFWKLLTTSPFHVMTPKHLREENKSVLRLPYRTISESASSSSIAEVSSLKVQAALLNMIAELSRDKRCASALDAVLKKVAGLVVGIACSGVTGLREAALNALRGLACVDSDLIWILLADVYYSLKKKRDLPLPPSPEFPEISTVLPSPAEDCPARFLYVEYGGRSYGFELEFSSVETIFKKMQSLVFVDQMRC
- the LOC106381527 gene encoding proteasome subunit alpha type-2-A is translated as MGDSQYSFSLTTFSPSGKLVQIEHALTAVGSGQTSLGIKASNGVVIATEKKLPSILVDEASVQKIQHLTPNIGVVYSGMGPDFRVLVRKSRKQAEQYLRLYKEPIPVTQLVRETATVMQEFTQSGGVRPFGVSLLVAGYDDKGPQLYQVDPSGSYFSWKASAMGKNVSNAKTFLEKRYTEDMELDDAIHTAILTLKEGFEGEISSKNIEIGKIGADKVFRVLTPAEIDDYLAEVE